A stretch of Lactuca sativa cultivar Salinas chromosome 6, Lsat_Salinas_v11, whole genome shotgun sequence DNA encodes these proteins:
- the LOC111894075 gene encoding ACT domain-containing protein ACR10 — MGILHEDVVIIKQTEKEDEATVITINCPDKTGLGCDLCRIILFFGLSIVRGDVSTDGKWCYIVFWVVGKPSTRWSLLKKRLLEACPSCSSANTLIYYPPELLPPKPPDVFLLKFCCHDRQGLLHDVTHALSELELIIQRVKVSTTPDGMVMDLFFITDTRGVLHTSKRKQDTYDHIKGVVGDKMVSCDIEMVGPEITACSQGPPFLIPPSITEDTFSLEMLDQCQRGSQHSNSVSVNIDNSLSPAHTLIQIVCRDHKGLLYDIMRTLKDYNIQISYGRFTTKGNKDCEIDLFIVQSDGKKIIDPSKQNALCSRIRMELFRPLRVALVNRGPDTELLVANPVELCGKGRPLVFYDITLALKMLNIDIFSAEISRHMIGGREWEVYRVLLDEEEGSCVPRTRIEEAVWSMLMGWE; from the exons ATGGGTATTCTACACGAAGACGTTGTGATAATCAAGCAAACGGAGAAGGAAGATGAAGCTACTGTGATCACAATTAATTGTCCAGACAAGACTGGTCTCGGTTGTGATCTTTGCCGCATCATCCTCTTCTTTGGTTTGAGCATCGTTCGTGGAG ATGTATCAACCGACGGAAAATGGTGTTACATAGTGTTTTGGGTGGTCGGAAAACCAAGCACACGGTGGAGTTTATTGAAGAAGAGACTACTTGAAGCTTGCCCCTCTTGTTCTTCAGCGAACACTCTCATATACTATCCACCCGAATTGCTTCCACCAAAGCCTCCAGATGTCTTCCTCCTCAAGTTTTGCTGCCATGATCGTCAAGGACTCTTACATG ATGTGACACACGCTCTTTCTGAGCTTGAATTGATCATTCAAAGAGTCAAAGTATCCACCACTCCAGATGGAATGGTGATGGACTTGTTCTTCATCACTGATACCAG GGGAGTTTTACATACGTCAAAGAGGAAACAAGATACGTATGATCATATAAAAGGTGTGGTAGGGGACAAGATGGTGAGCTGTGATATAGAAATGGTGGGACCCGAAATCACTGCGTGTTCTCAGGGCCCACCATTTCTTATTCCCCCTTCAATTACAGAAGATACCTTCAGCTTGGAGATGCTTGATCAGTGCCAACGTGGCTCCCAACATTCCAACAGTGTTTCAGTAAACATTGATAACTCTCTTAGCCCTGCGCATACGCTAATCCAAATTGTTTGTCGTGATCACAAAGGTCTTCTCTATGATATAATGAGAACTTTGAAAGATTACAACATCCAG ATTTCATATGGGCGATTTACAACAAAAGGGAACAAAGATTGTGAGATTGATTTATTTATAGTACAATCTGATGGAAAGAAAATAATAGACCCAAGCAAACAAAATGCATTATGTTCACGTATTCGAATGGAATTATTTCGGCCTCTTAGGGTGGCTTTGGTCAACCGTGGTCCTGATACCGAGCTTCTTGTTGCAAACCCCGTGGAGTTATGTGGGAAAGGGCGACCCCTTGTATTTTACGATATTACCCTTGCTCTCAAGATGCTCAATATCGACATTTTCTCG GCTGAAATTAGTAGGCACATGATCGGGGGTAGGGAATGGGAAGTTTACCGTGTTTTGCTCGATGAAGAGGAGGGATCCTGTGTGCCAAGGACCAGGATTGAGGAAGCTGTTTGGAGTATGTTGATGGGTTgggaatga